The Corythoichthys intestinalis isolate RoL2023-P3 chromosome 1, ASM3026506v1, whole genome shotgun sequence genome has a segment encoding these proteins:
- the LOC130912137 gene encoding uncharacterized protein LOC130912137, with product MSQQEVSPPISQVVTRSEASHSHSSRRSRTSQAAAQARADAEAAYARARYAKRQIDMEVEKARIEATLHALKTEGEAEAALAAAKVWEATFEEEERAKVDLSEQGVFSKTPPSIRRAQEYVHAHFDDQRVQADGTQTPNTEHLVRHNDSQQPENSPKSAGAFPHVRHIDIADEEHLQSHRARTDISHQPTPSATPQSELSNLAAYLARRDLLTSGFKVFDNRPESYLSWKSMFCNATEGLNLKPSEELDLLTKWLGGESLQHAQRIRAVHVSNPQAGLQRLWQRLDKTYGSPEVIESSLFQRLQTFPRISNKDTHLLQELADLLLELSYAKSESYLPGLSFLDTPRGINPIVEKLPYGLQESWVTQGTKYKRENGAVYPPFSYFVRFVNDYAEMRTDPSFMLQCSNVINPRVGKTSVRRDKYRVPLAVNKIEISPAKLTALDPDKQCPIHQKPHSLVKCRGFRMKTLDERKNILKEHAICFKCCASTNHRARDCKAIIQCSECDSDAHVSAMHVGPPPWTPQDFNPPTQSHGGESEGPNPVNAASCTEVSVGAVAYLKLTNEDGHSEVGFLLGKARLAPKPDITIPRLELCAAVLAVEVAELVLEELDVTVDQLSSSTWLRGPAFLSRLDQSQVRSQTFDLIDPETDCELRPEPDCRNRASQTAGPALMQLQQPGLVRPDNPARRPNSARSPWS from the exons atgtctcagcaagaagtttcaccacctatcagccaagtggtcaccaggtcggaggccagtcattctcattcttcacgccggtccagaacgagtcaagctgctgcacaagcacgagcagacgccgaagctgcctacgccagagcacggtacgccaaacgccaaatcgacatggaggtcgagaaggcacgcatcgaggcaacactacacgctctgaagacggaaggtgaagcagaagcagcgctcgccgcagctaaagtttgggaggcgactttcgaagaagaggagcgcgccaaagtcgacctcagcgagcaaggggtattttccaagacacccccctccatcaggcgtgcacaagagtatgtgcatgctcactttgacgaccagcgtgtgcaagcagatggcacacaaacgccaaacactgagcacctggttaggcacaatgactctcaacaaccagaaaatagcccaaaatcagctggtgcttttccacatgtgcgtcacatcgacatcgctgacgaagagcatctccaatctcatcgtgcgagaacggacatctcacaccagcctacaccttcagcaaccccacaaagtgaactgtccaatttagcagcctatctagcacggcgtgatctgctgacatcggggttcaaggttttcgacaaccggccagagtcctacctgtcctggaagtccatgttctgcaacgcgacggaaggcctcaatctcaagcccagcgaagagctcgaccttctcaccaagtggctcggcggggagtctcttcaacacgctcagaggatcagggcggtccacgtgagtaatccacaggcaggtctccaacgtctgtggcagcggctagacaagacttatggctctccagaggtaattgaatcctcactcttccaacggttgcagacttttccaagaatctccaacaaagacactcacttactgcaggagcttgctgatcttctgttagagctatcgtatgccaaaagtgaaagttatttgccgggtcttagctttctcgaCACACCAAGGGGCATAAACCCGATAGTTGAAAAACTCCCATATGGACTCCAGGAGTCATGGGTTACACAAGGTACCAAATACAAAAGGGAAAACGGTGCAGTCTATCCACCTTTTTCGTATTTTGTGCGGTTCGTAAATGACTACGCTGAAATGAGAACAGACCCTAGCTTTATGTTACAGTGTTCAAACGTAATAAATCCAAGGGTTGGTAAGACATCAGTAAGACGAGACAAATACAGAGTTCCACTAGCAGTGAATAAAATAGAGATCAGTCCGGCTAAATTGACAGCACTCGATCCAGACAAACAATGTCCTATCCACCAAAAACCACATTCACTCGTCAAATGCAGGGGGTTTAGAATGAAAACACTAGACGAAAGAAAGAACATTCTcaaagagcacgccatttgttttaaatgttgtgcgtccacaaatcacagggctcgagactgtaaagctattatccaatgctcagaatgtgatagcgatgctcatgtgtctgccatgcatgtcggtccacctccatggacacctcaagactttaatcccccaacccagagtcacGGCGGGGAGTCTGAGGGCCCAAATCCTGTGAACGCAGCCAGTTGCACAGAAGTAT CCGTAGGTGCGGTAGCATACCTCAAACTCACAAATGAGGACGGACACAGCGAAGTGGGATTCCTCCTCGGCAAAGCACGTTTAGCTCCTAAACCAGACATCACCATACCCCGACTTGAACTCTGTGCAGCAGTCCTGGCCGTGGAAGTAGCAGAGTTGGTTCTAGAGGAGCTGGATGTCACAGTCGatcag ctctccagctccaccTGGCTCAGAGGCCCAGCTTTCCTCTCCAGGTTGGACCAAAGTCAAGTTCGAAGTCAAACCTTCGATCTCATAGACCCAGAGACTGACTGTGAGTTGCGTCCTGAG ccagactgcCGAAATCGCGCCAGCCAAACCGCTGGACCAGCGCTGATGCAGCTCCAACAACCCGGGCTGGTGAGACCcgacaatccggccagaagaccaaactctgcgcgttcaccttgGTCTTAa